In Candidatus Nitrosotenuis uzonensis, the sequence CAAGCCAGCCACACTAAAGAGCGCAAAAATCGATTCAGACATCTCTGCATTAATTGATTTGCTAGTAGACGAAGTCTACAAGCTAAATGAGATAGTGCGTGGCCTGAACACGAATACTGCAAATGCAATCGAGCTTGCACAGGAAACACAGAAAATTGAACGAGAAATTGACATAAAGTACAGAGCGCTAGTCATAAAGGCACTAGATGAAATCAGCAATACCAAGGAGCTGTTGCTTGTAAAGGATGTCATTCAGGGAATTGAGGAAATGGCAGACAAATGCCAAGAGGTTTCCGACTCGTTCATTTTGCTCGCTTTGAGCTTATAATCCCCATTTTCATTATTTGTCAAAAATGCAAAGCGATTTGTAGGCGTGCGCCTAAATGATTTGTATGAATGGTGAACTTGTAGAAAACAGGATAATTGTCTGGGATCCAAAGGATGCTCGCGAGCTTTTCTCAGAGTCATACTATGGTAAGCCAATAGGAATCTCAAAACCAAAGCCAGAGGAGATAAACGGTCCGCTGATTTTAGATCTTATTGAGGGATATTATCTACAAGAAAAATCACATCTTGTGATTTTCAAGTCAAAGAAAAAAATCACCCAAGAACAAATGCTTGAAATTTGCAGAAAAGAACATCATAATTTCGATAAAAAATATCTAGTCTACAAAGATTTCAGAGATAAAAAATACATCATAAATCCAGGAATAAAGTTTGGGTGCGATTTTGCAGTGTATCAGAGGGGACCAGGCATAGACCATGCACCGTATCTTGTACAGGTGTATAATAAGACAGATACGATTTCATCCACCGGAGTTGTCCTTGCAGGTAGACTTGCCACTAGTGTGAAAAAAAATTTCATTTTAGCTATACCGCATGGTGAAAAAGTAAGTTATCTTGCGCTTGATTGGTGGAGGGCCTAGATCTTTTTTACGTATTCTGCAATTTTATTGTAAATTGCATACATGTCCTTTGTTATCTTAAAATCATGAGAGTTCATCCACTTACCATAGATTCTTACGCCG encodes:
- the endA gene encoding tRNA-intron lyase, with translation MNGELVENRIIVWDPKDARELFSESYYGKPIGISKPKPEEINGPLILDLIEGYYLQEKSHLVIFKSKKKITQEQMLEICRKEHHNFDKKYLVYKDFRDKKYIINPGIKFGCDFAVYQRGPGIDHAPYLVQVYNKTDTISSTGVVLAGRLATSVKKNFILAIPHGEKVSYLALDWWRA
- a CDS encoding DUF47 domain-containing protein translates to MYSGELEVQAKRKAIAVLQDEINRILNAARELATLPDLIMKKDKAGIKAANEQISSIEEEVENLRRKITREVADVGGLIINRENLLNTAYTMDEIAGYITGIAFKLSNIKPATLKSAKIDSDISALIDLLVDEVYKLNEIVRGLNTNTANAIELAQETQKIEREIDIKYRALVIKALDEISNTKELLLVKDVIQGIEEMADKCQEVSDSFILLALSL